From Flaviflexus ciconiae:
TGCGTTCGGCTCTGTCCGACCGCGCCCGCGCAGGCCGCATCCACGTTGTCTCGGCATTCGTCGCTGGTGACACCCCGTCCACCAAGGCCGCTCGCGGTCTCCTCGAGACGGCAGTGGAGAGCCGCAAGGCACTCGTCGTTGTCTCCCGTGAAGACCAGCTCAACACGAAGTCGGTTCGTAACCTCGCAGAGGCACACGTCCTGACCGTGGAGCAGCTCAACACCTATGACGTCATGGTCGCTGACGATGTCGTCTTCACCGAGTCTGCTATCGCGACGTTCGTCGGTGGCGGCCAGGAGGAGGAGAAGTGACTCTGAATCGCAAGGATCCGCGCGACATCATTATTCGCCCGATCGTTACCGAAAAGTCGTACCGACTTGAGGACGAAGGCAAGTATGTATTCGAGGTTGCGCCGAGCGCCAACAAGACCCAGATCAAGATCGCTATCGAGCAGATCTTCGACGTCAAGGTTGACTCGGTCAACACCATGAACCGCAAGGGCAAGACCCGCCGCACCCGTGACGGTATTGGCAAGCGCAAGGACATCAAGCGCGCCATCGTCTCGCTGCGCGAGGGTTCCATCGAACTTTACGGGCAGATCGGCTGAGGCCGGCAGGAAGATTGAGGATTTAACTCATGGGTATCCGCAAGTACAAGCCCACGACCCCGGGTCGTCGCGGCTCGTCCGTGGCTGACTTTGTCGAGCTGACCCGCTCCGAGCCGGAGAAGTCGCTCGTCCGTCCGCTGCACAAGACCGGCGGTCGTAATAACACCGGTCGTATCACCACTCGCCACAAGGGCGGTGGCCACAAGCGCCAGTACCGCGTCATCGACTTCCGTCGTCATGACAAGGACGGCGTGCCGGCAACGGTCGCTCACATCGAGTACGACCCGAACCGCACCGCACGCATCGCTCTTCTGCACTTCGCAGATGGCGACAAGCGCTACATCATTGCTCCCTCCCGCATCAAGCAGGGCGATCGCATCGAGCAGGGACCGTCGGCTGACATCAAGCCCGGCAACAACCTGCCGCTGCGCAACATCCCCGTTGGTACCGTCATCCACGCCGTGGAGATGCGTCCCGGTGGCGGTGCGAAGATCGCTCGCTCGGCAGGCGCCTCGGTCCAGCTGGTCGCTAAGGAAGGCAAGAACGCGCAGCTGCGCATGCCGTCCGGTGAGATCCGCAACGTCGACGCTCGCTGCCGTGCAACGGTTGGCGAGGTCGGCAACGCCGAGCAGCTCAACATCAGCTGGGGCAAGGCAGGCCGCATGCGCTGGAAGGGCGTTCGTCCTTCGGTCCGCGGTGTTGTCATGAACCCGTTCGACCACCCGCACGGCGGTGGCGAGGGCAAGACGTCCGGCGGTCGCCATCCTGTTTCCCCCTGGGGACAGAAGGAAGGCCGTACGCGTCACGCCAACAAGGCCAGCGACAAGCAGATCGTGCGTCGCCGCAAGTCCGGTAAGAACCGATAGGAGAGGGCAATGCCACGCAGTCTTAAGAAGGGCCCCTTCGTCGACGAGCACCTTCAGAAGAAGGTCGATGCTCAGAACGAAAAGGGCAGCAAGAACGTCATCAAGACGTGGTCCCGCCGTTCGGTCATCACGCCGGACTTCCTGGGCCACACATTCGCAGTCCACGACGGCCGCAAGCATGTTCCGGTGTTCGTCACCGAATCGATGGTCGGTCACAAGCTCGGAGAGTTTGCTCCGACCAAGACCTTCCGGGGTCACGACAAGGACGACCGCAAGGGACGCCGCCGCTAAGGCGCGCCGCGAGCCAGAAGAAAGTTAGGAACACATGGAAGCCAAGGCACAGGCGAAATACGTGCGTATTACGCCCATGAAGGCACGCCGTGTCGTGGACCACGTCCGCGGAATGCGTGCTGTCGACGCGGTCGACGTGCTGCGATACGCTCCCCAGGCCGCTGCGGAACCCGTCCGCAAGCTCCTGGAATCGGCAGTGGCGAATGCTCGCCAGTCCGCCGACCAGGCCGGCGAGCGATTCGACATCGACGCGCTTCGCATCGTAGAGAGCTACGTTGACGAGGGCCCGACGATGAAGAGGATCCAGCCCCGCGCTCAGGGTAGGGCCAACCAGATCCTTAAGCGTACGAGCCACATCACGATCATTGTTGGCGACGCCGTCGCCGCTGAGTCCAAGAGGAGGGCCCGATAGTGGGACAAAAGGTCAACCCGACCGGGTTCCGACTCGGCATTACCACCGAACACCGTTCGCGCTGGTTCGCTGACTCGACCGTTAAGGGACAGCGCTACCAGGACTTCGTCGCCGAAGACATTGCCATCCGCAACATGATGGAGGAGGGACTTGAGCGCGCAGGAATTTCCCGCGTCAATATTTCCCGCAAGTCAGGCCGCGTTGAGATCGACATCTACACTGCACGCCCCGGCATCGTTATCGGTCGCCGCGGCGCTGAGGCTGATCGCCTCAAGCAGCAGCTCGAGAAGCTGACCGGCCGTGCCGTCCAGCTGAACATCCTCGAGGTCAAGAACCCCGAAGCAGACGCACAGCTCGTCGCGCAGGGCATCGCGGAGCAGCTCGCTTCCCGCGTGTCCTTCCGCCGTGCCATGCGCAAGGGCGTTCAGTCCGCGCTTCGCTCCGGCGCCAAGGGCATTCGTGTCCAGGTTGCAGGTCGTCTCGGCGGCGCCGAGATGTCCCGCTCGGAGTTCTACCGCGAAGGCCGTGTGCCCCTGCACACCCTGCGCGCCAACATCGACTTTGGCTTCCACGAGGCCAAGACCACCTTTGGTCGTATCGGTGTCAAGGTTTGGATCTACAAGGGCGATATCACGGAGGCCGAGTACCAGCGTCAGCTGAACGAGGCTCCCCGCGGTCGCGGCCGTGGCGGCGACCGCCGCGGTGGCGCGCGTCGTCCCCGTCCGGCTAGGGCACAGGCCGACCAGGCCGCAACGACCAGCGAATCGGAGGCATAGACATGCTTATCCCTCGCAGGACTAAGTACCGCAAGCAGCACCGCCCGACCCGTTCGGGTTACTCCAAGGGCGGCAACCAGATCGCGTTCGGCGATTACGCCATCCAGGCTCTCGAGCCGGCGTACATCACCAACCGTCAGATTGAGGCTGCTCGTATCGCCATGACTCGTCACGTCAAGCGTGGTGGCAAGGTGTGGATTAACATCTTCCCGGACCGCCCCCTGACGAAGAAGCCTGCCGAAGTCCGCATGGGCTCCGGTAAGGGCTCGGTCGAGTTCTGGGTTGCGAACATCAAGCCCGGACGTATCCTCTTCGAGCTGTCCGGCGTTGACGAGCAGCTCGCTCGCGAGGCCATGTCTCGTGCGCAGCACAAGCTCCCCATTAAGACTCGTTTCGTTATGCGTGAAGGCGGTGACAACTGATGGCAGTAGGAACCAAGGGACTTTTCCCCGACGACCTCGACCAGATGACTGACAAGGAGCTCGCAGAGCGCCTCGCCGAGTGCAAGGCTGAGCTCTTCAACCTGCGCTTCTCCGCCGCCACCGGGCAGCTCGAGGACCACGGTCGACTTAAGGCTGTTCGTCGTGACGTCGCCCGCATCTACACGATCGCTCGCGAACGTGAACTCAACATCCGTACCGCTCCCGCTGAGAAGGAATGAGGCAGACAGTGACTGAGACTCAGAACACCGAAACTGTCGAGCGCAACTACCGGAAGACCGCACGCGGCTACGTCGTGTCCGACAAGATGGACAAGACCGTGGTTGTCGAGGTCGAGGAGCAGGTGAAGCACGCCAAGTACGGCAAGGTTATCCGTCGCTCCAAGAAGGTCAAGGCGCACGACGAGAACAACGAAGTGCACGTGGGAGACCTCGTGCGCATCATGGAGACCCGCCCGCTGTCTGCTACCAAGCACTACCGCGTGGTCGAGGTCATCGAGAAGGCCAAGTAGTCTTCCCCAACCACCCATCCGTTCGGCCAGGCTCGCAAGAGAACCGGCACGACGACAGGAGATAGTTCATGATCCAGCAAGAGTCGCGGCTCAAGGTCGCCGATAACACCGGTGCAAAGGAAATCCTCTGCATCAAGGTGCTCGGCGGCTCCGGCCGGCGCTACGCCGGAATCGGCGACGTCATCGTCGCCACCGTCAAGGATGCAATCCCTGGCGGCAATGTTAAGAAGGGCGAGGTCGTCAAGGCCGTTATCGTCCGTACCCGCAAGGAAAGCCGCCGTCCCGACGGCTCGTACATCCGCTTCGACGAGAATGCTGCCGTCATTATCAAGACCGATGGTCTTGAGCCCCGCGGCACCCGTATTTTCGGTCCGGTGGGTCGCGAGCTGCGTGACAAGCAGTTCATGCGTATCGTTTCGCTCGCTCCGGAGGTGCTCTAAATGGCGAAGATCAAGAAGGGCGACCTCGTCCAGGTGATCGCCGGTCGCGATAAGGGTCAGCAGGGCCGCGTGCTCAGCATCGACACCCAGCGTGATCGCGTGATCGTCGAAGGCGTTATGCGCGTCAAGAAGCACACGAAGGCCGGCCAGCCGGGCTCGTCCGCTTCCGGCGGCATCGAGACCGTCGAAGCCCCCATCCACATTTCGAACGTTGCCCTCGTGGGCCCGGACAAGAAGCCGGTTCGCGTTGGTTACAAGGAAGTTGAAGTTGAGCGCGACGGTCGTGTCCGCAAGACTCGCGTCCGCATCGGCCGCCGTGGCGGAGAGGAGATCGAGCTGTGAGCGAAGCAACGACTGAGAAGGTATACCCGCGTCTCAAGACGAAGTACCGCGAAGAGATCGTGCCCGCCCTGATCAAGGAATTCAACATTCCTAACCCCAATCAGGTAGCCAAGCTCGAGAAGATTGTTGTGAACATGGGTGTCGGTGACGCTGCCCGTGACTCGAAGGTCATCGACGGCGCCATCGCCGACCTGACCCTCATCACCGGTCAGAAGCCGCAGATCACCAAGGCACGCAAGTCCATCGCGCAGTTCAAGCTGCGTGAAGGCCAGGCCATCGGTGCGCACACCACACTCCGTGGGGACCGCATGTGGGAGTTCCTCGACAGGCTTCTGTCGCTGGCTCTGCCCCGTATCCGCGATTTCCGCGGCCTCTCCCCGAAGCAGTTCGACGGTCACGGCAACTACACGTTCGGTCTGACCGAGCAGTCGATGTTCCACGAGATCAACCTGGACAAGGTCGATCGCACGCGTGGTATGGACATCACCGTCGTGACCACCGCTGACAACGATGAAGAGGGCCGTGCGCTCCTTCGCAACCTCGGTTTCCCGTTCAAGGAAAACTGAGCACGCTTTGAATAGCATCCACCCGCTGGCAATTCCATCTACGTCGCAGGTCCTAAGGAAACCGCGACGGGAAAGGGCGCAGGCCCGATGACAATGACAGACCCTATCGCAGACATGCTGACGCGTCTGCGAAACGCCAACTCGGCGTACCACGACACGGTTTCCATGCCGTACTCGAAGCTCAAGGGAGCAATCTCTGAGATCCTCGTCCGCGAGGGTTACATCGCGAGCTTCGACGTTGACGATGCAGAGGTCGGTAAGACCCTCACGCTCAACCTGAAATTTGGACCGAACCGTGAGCGCTCGCTCGCCGGCCTTCGTCGTATCTCGAAGCCCGGTCTGCGCGTTTACGCAAAGTCGACAAAGCTGCCCACCGTCCTCGGTGGCCTCGGCGTGGCAATTCTTTCCACGTCCTCTGGCCTGCTGACGGACCGTGAGGCCAAGGATAAGGGTGTAGGCGGAGAAGTCCTCGCCTACATCTGGTAAGGGAGGTACACAGATATGTCTCGTATTGGCAAGCTGCCTGTGACCATCCCGTCCGGTGTTGACGTCACCATCGACGGCCAGCTCGTTACGGTGAAGGGCCCCAAGGGCACCCTCTCCTACGAGGTTCCGGCCCCGATTACGGTCGCTCAGGAGGACGGCGCGGTAGTCGTGTCCCGTCCCGATGACGAGCGCGAGTCGCGTTCGCTGCACGGCCTGGTCCGCACACTCATCTTCAACAACGTTACCGGCGTGACCGAGGGCTTCTCCAAGAAGCTCGAGATCGTT
This genomic window contains:
- the rplV gene encoding 50S ribosomal protein L22 produces the protein MEAKAQAKYVRITPMKARRVVDHVRGMRAVDAVDVLRYAPQAAAEPVRKLLESAVANARQSADQAGERFDIDALRIVESYVDEGPTMKRIQPRAQGRANQILKRTSHITIIVGDAVAAESKRRAR
- the rplP gene encoding 50S ribosomal protein L16, which encodes MLIPRRTKYRKQHRPTRSGYSKGGNQIAFGDYAIQALEPAYITNRQIEAARIAMTRHVKRGGKVWINIFPDRPLTKKPAEVRMGSGKGSVEFWVANIKPGRILFELSGVDEQLAREAMSRAQHKLPIKTRFVMREGGDN
- the rplB gene encoding 50S ribosomal protein L2 produces the protein MGIRKYKPTTPGRRGSSVADFVELTRSEPEKSLVRPLHKTGGRNNTGRITTRHKGGGHKRQYRVIDFRRHDKDGVPATVAHIEYDPNRTARIALLHFADGDKRYIIAPSRIKQGDRIEQGPSADIKPGNNLPLRNIPVGTVIHAVEMRPGGGAKIARSAGASVQLVAKEGKNAQLRMPSGEIRNVDARCRATVGEVGNAEQLNISWGKAGRMRWKGVRPSVRGVVMNPFDHPHGGGEGKTSGGRHPVSPWGQKEGRTRHANKASDKQIVRRRKSGKNR
- the rplF gene encoding 50S ribosomal protein L6 is translated as MSRIGKLPVTIPSGVDVTIDGQLVTVKGPKGTLSYEVPAPITVAQEDGAVVVSRPDDERESRSLHGLVRTLIFNNVTGVTEGFSKKLEIVGTGYRAQAKGSDLELSLGYSHTISVKAPEGITFQLEGNNKITVSGIDKQQVGEIAANIRKLRKPEPYKGKGVRYEGEHVRRKAGKAGK
- the rplW gene encoding 50S ribosomal protein L23; the protein is MTLNRKDPRDIIIRPIVTEKSYRLEDEGKYVFEVAPSANKTQIKIAIEQIFDVKVDSVNTMNRKGKTRRTRDGIGKRKDIKRAIVSLREGSIELYGQIG
- the rpsQ gene encoding 30S ribosomal protein S17 produces the protein MTETQNTETVERNYRKTARGYVVSDKMDKTVVVEVEEQVKHAKYGKVIRRSKKVKAHDENNEVHVGDLVRIMETRPLSATKHYRVVEVIEKAK
- the rplN gene encoding 50S ribosomal protein L14 is translated as MIQQESRLKVADNTGAKEILCIKVLGGSGRRYAGIGDVIVATVKDAIPGGNVKKGEVVKAVIVRTRKESRRPDGSYIRFDENAAVIIKTDGLEPRGTRIFGPVGRELRDKQFMRIVSLAPEVL
- the rplE gene encoding 50S ribosomal protein L5; protein product: MSEATTEKVYPRLKTKYREEIVPALIKEFNIPNPNQVAKLEKIVVNMGVGDAARDSKVIDGAIADLTLITGQKPQITKARKSIAQFKLREGQAIGAHTTLRGDRMWEFLDRLLSLALPRIRDFRGLSPKQFDGHGNYTFGLTEQSMFHEINLDKVDRTRGMDITVVTTADNDEEGRALLRNLGFPFKEN
- the rpmC gene encoding 50S ribosomal protein L29 — translated: MAVGTKGLFPDDLDQMTDKELAERLAECKAELFNLRFSAATGQLEDHGRLKAVRRDVARIYTIARERELNIRTAPAEKE
- the rpsS gene encoding 30S ribosomal protein S19 → MPRSLKKGPFVDEHLQKKVDAQNEKGSKNVIKTWSRRSVITPDFLGHTFAVHDGRKHVPVFVTESMVGHKLGEFAPTKTFRGHDKDDRKGRRR
- the rplX gene encoding 50S ribosomal protein L24, translating into MAKIKKGDLVQVIAGRDKGQQGRVLSIDTQRDRVIVEGVMRVKKHTKAGQPGSSASGGIETVEAPIHISNVALVGPDKKPVRVGYKEVEVERDGRVRKTRVRIGRRGGEEIEL
- the rpsH gene encoding 30S ribosomal protein S8, translated to MTMTDPIADMLTRLRNANSAYHDTVSMPYSKLKGAISEILVREGYIASFDVDDAEVGKTLTLNLKFGPNRERSLAGLRRISKPGLRVYAKSTKLPTVLGGLGVAILSTSSGLLTDREAKDKGVGGEVLAYIW
- the rpsC gene encoding 30S ribosomal protein S3, translated to MGQKVNPTGFRLGITTEHRSRWFADSTVKGQRYQDFVAEDIAIRNMMEEGLERAGISRVNISRKSGRVEIDIYTARPGIVIGRRGAEADRLKQQLEKLTGRAVQLNILEVKNPEADAQLVAQGIAEQLASRVSFRRAMRKGVQSALRSGAKGIRVQVAGRLGGAEMSRSEFYREGRVPLHTLRANIDFGFHEAKTTFGRIGVKVWIYKGDITEAEYQRQLNEAPRGRGRGGDRRGGARRPRPARAQADQAATTSESEA